The genomic stretch TCAACCCGCTCAATGGCAAAATCGGGTTCAATGTTGATGCCCTTTTCGTGTAACAGATGTTCAAGCGTTTCCGTGGCTTTTGGTTTCGTGAAGGCACCGCTTAAGGGGGTAACATACGTGATCTCCACTTTATCACGCATGTGTTTATGTTTGAAGAATGAATCGGCTAAAAAAGCAAATTCCAGGGGCGCCACGGGGCATTTGATGGGCATCTCTGTAATATGTACCACCAGTTTACCGCCTTCCCATTCTCTTAATTTATTCCGCAAAGCCAAAGCGCCTTCGAAGCTGTAAAAATCAAAAACGGATTTTTGCCACTCGGGCCCTTGCATGCCTTCGGTCTCCTCCGGGGCTATTTTGGCACCGGTGGCTATTATTAAGATGTCATAGCCCAATGCATCGCCGCCATCGAGCTGTATCTTATTTTCCGCCGGCAGGATGCGGCTGATCTGCCGTTTGATCAGTTTTACATCTTTTGGTATGAACTCGTCAATGGATTTAATGATATCTTCCGGCGTATAAATATCAAAGGGTAAAAAGAGATAACCGGGTTGATAGTGATGTTCCTCTTTTTCATCAATAATGCTTATCTCCCAATCGGGTTTTTTCAGGTGATGATGCAGGTGATTGGCCATCATGGTACCCGCTGTACCAGCTCCCAGGATCACAATATGTTTCATAATTGTTGGTTTTAGATTGTTGCTAACGGCCCGGTAATTTTTAGTGCCGGCCTGAAAATGATAGTTGACCGGACAGAATTAGAGACCAGGCAGGCTGCTTCTGCTTTTTCCAGGATACGCAGCGCCTTTTCCTTGTCCGAACCTGGGAGTATGGTCAACACCGGGGATAAAACAATTTCGCTGATCATGTATTTTCCATCCACTTTTTCCAGTTTACCATCGGCGTTGCTTTCAAAATCCATGAAATCGAATTTGAAATTTTCTGCGATCGCCAGGAAGGTTGTCATCAGGCAACTGTTCACTGCAGCCACCAGTAAATGCTCCGGTGACCAGATGCCCTCCATTCCTTTCGGAAATTCAGGCGGAGTAGCCACTTCTATGTTTGAATGTAAGACGGGAGAACTCATTAATCCTTTCCGGTCAGATTCCCAGTTCAGTTTTACTTCGTAGTGATGTGTGATGTCCATAAAATTCAGTTTTGGTTTAAAATCGAATTACAGGGCTAAATTCAAAAAAAACCGGCGCTGAATGTGTAACTTATATCACACAATACCCAACAATGCCGAGCTTCATGAACGAAGATGACGTTGGTCATGAAAGCAGTTAACCAGGGTCAGGAAACGGGAGAAAAGAAGGAGAAGGACGGGAGAAAACTACAAATTTTAAAGCAGGTGTGAAGAACTGAAATAACCCATTTTGCCGGAAATAGAAAGGCTGTTACAGGTTTTATGTAACCCGCAACAGCCGGCACCAATGATTCAACTGGATGCATTAACCCTTTTTAGCCGGGCAGGTATTCAACCCTACCAGGGAATACAGCGGGCAAAAGCTGATTAAACTGGTCAGTACAAATACAGCACCCAGCACCAGCAGCACAATACCCAATGTACCGGTAACGGTATTGGTAAAGTACAGTACTGCAAAAACGGCTGCCAGCAGTAACCGTATTATGCGGTCGGCATTTCCCATGTTCTTTTTCATAATAATTGTTTTATTTTTTAAATGATTGAATAGCCCAAACAATTGCTGTAATCATAGCTATGCAAAACAAACATACCAACAATAACCTGACGATTTTTTGCTTCATTGAAAAACGCTATACAGCAAACAAAGAGGAAAAAGACCGTACCCACCCGTTCAGTTTTTCAACCGGCATCAATAATATCACGGTGTTTTCCTCGGTTATTGCAAAAACCTTACTCGGGCTGTTCTTTAACCCTGCATTGAATGACATGATACAGCTCTCACCACGCTCAATATAATACAATAATAATTCCCTGTCCGCATGCCGGGTAAATACTTTTACCATTCCTTCCAGTACCAGTGGCACAAATTTTACAAACGCACCATCCCGGATGATCTCAGTCTGAGCCGGGAATTCCTTTACAATTCCAAATCGTTCCAATTCATCAATAAAACCGGCGGGCAAAACAGGCAGGTACTGCTGTAATCTTTTCATGCACTCCTTGTATTAAATGCAAGCTATTTAAAAAGCCCGACATCCATGTGGTGGAACCCTGCCGGGAATCAAATTACTTGAGCAGCCCAGCCGGCTTATCCTTTCTTAATAAACACCTTAATGATCTTCCCGTTTGCTTTACTTTCCCTTCCGGTGTTATCCCAAAATATGTTTTTACTGCTGCTGTTAATTCCGCCTACGATGTACCCGATAAGTGTTTCATTTTTTCCCAGGGAATGCATATCTGCAATTCCTTCCTTAACCATTTTAATATCGGGCCTAAAAATGAACTCGGCAGCTGCGCCGGTATATCCCGGCATCTGAACCGGCAAATAAATTTCCTTTTGCTTTCCGTCCTTCCGAATGATAACACCGATGGTCCTGGTAAAAGGCACATCTTTATTATCAATTATTCTGCCATTAGCATCCGGGTAATACCGGGCTATGCCGCCAAAAAATACGGAGTACATGGCTGCTGAAGCCTTGTCATATATGGGCAATACGGCACTGTGATAATGATTGAATTTCTGATCAAACCCTTTACTTACTTTATGGCTTCCCTCAACAATATCTACAAAACTGGTGAACGGTATATCCTCTTCATACTGAAATACGCCTGAAAACATGGTAAAACCCAATTCGTCATTTTTAAATACCTGTGGCACCAGATTATAATCCCTCCGATGAAGATTGATGGTATCCTTTATTGCTGAATAGTTCTTTATGACCGGTGTGTCATTCTCATATTCGATCATAAATTTCCTGATCTCATTTGTGTACTCCTGCACAAAACCAGGGCCATGATCCGGGCCATGCGGGTTATACCTGCCCTCAAACCTTTGTCCCCCGGCCAGCAGGAACGTATCATTTATTTTTGCAAGCCTGCCCCCCGTTACGGCCATTCTTTCATCCCTGATCTGTATAAATAAAGAACCTGCCGGATCCCTGTTCATAATAGCCGTTATCAGCTCATCTACTTTTATTACCACCAGGTACGGAAATGTAATGTGGTCATTGGCAGTTTTGCTATACCCATATCCACCGGTTAACACAAGCCTGTTACCCGTTTGCCAGAACTCCATATTGGTACTTTGCAGTTGCTCTGCAAGGGGGGCAGGTAAATCTTCCAAAGACCGTTTCCACAGTTTTTTATTCAGGGGATCCACCACATAGAGATAGGTGTTTTGCCCTTCTTCATTAAAACTGGCAAAGGGTTGCCTGCGGTGAAGGCCGTCTTTTCTGCCCCCAACCAATAACCATTTCCCCTGCCAGGTTGCATATGCATACGATTGCAATGCAGGCAAATCATTAATTTCCATTGATTCCAGTCGAATAGTAAATGGAAATTGCTTTGCCTGGCTTTGAGCCCCTGCAATCAGTATGATAAAAAGGGAGGCTATGGTAACTACTATATTCTTTTTCATATGCAAATGTTTTTACTGAGCTGACCGGCTGGTTCCCTAGTCAACATGAATCTGTATCCCCTGATCTAATGAATCAATTTTCAGAATCCGGTTTCCATCGGACTATTGATAATGGCATCAAACTCAGCCTGGGTAATATACTGGGGGATGTATGTACCTCCAACATTCAGGATATTACCATAGAATGACCGCATGTGATTACGGCTTCCCTTGGCAAGCATATTATACACCAAACGGATATCCTGGTTGTCAACACTGATCAATGCTTTTGTCAGATCATAAATATCAAGGTCTTCAATGGTAGCACCCACTTTATACGCATTCAACAGGCTGGCAGTGCCTTGTGCCACAAGCTGATGATAAAGATTCTGCAAGGATGCATTGCTGAAAACACCAACGGGATTGGATCCAACCGGGTCTGCTAAGCCATACTTATTCAGCAGCATCAATACTGCATCCATATGTGTTTGCTCGCTGTTGGAAATATTTGAGAAAATAGTTGAACCCCACTTGCTATACAACGTGATATAAACATCCCTCGCAAGTTTTTCTTCTTCCCGCATAAACGGGAGACTTGTTAATTCAGCCGGGCTTAATGGTTCATTCGGCAAACTGTTAACCTGTGCCTGGAGATTAACCATATTACCATTCCCGTTGTTGCCTGTATTATTGGAAGGGTCATCGTCCTTGCTGCAGGAGAAGACTGAAAATATGAGTACGGCCCCTATTAAATAAGAAGCGATTGCTTTTAATCTATT from Chitinophagaceae bacterium encodes the following:
- a CDS encoding NAD(P)/FAD-dependent oxidoreductase; translation: MKHIVILGAGTAGTMMANHLHHHLKKPDWEISIIDEKEEHHYQPGYLFLPFDIYTPEDIIKSIDEFIPKDVKLIKRQISRILPAENKIQLDGGDALGYDILIIATGAKIAPEETEGMQGPEWQKSVFDFYSFEGALALRNKLREWEGGKLVVHITEMPIKCPVAPLEFAFLADSFFKHKHMRDKVEITYVTPLSGAFTKPKATETLEHLLHEKGINIEPDFAIERVDNEKKEIVDYGGKTVPFDLLVTVPTNKGDALMERSGMGDDLNYVPTHKATLQSKAYANIFVLGDASDIPASKAGSVAHFEAEILTDNILLYVKGEPLKEEFDGHANCFVETGNGKALLIDFNYTHEPVEGTFPFAGIGPLRLLKESRMNHMGKLAFRWIYWNVLLKGTHIPFVSATMSESGKQYA
- a CDS encoding OsmC family protein, whose amino-acid sequence is MDITHHYEVKLNWESDRKGLMSSPVLHSNIEVATPPEFPKGMEGIWSPEHLLVAAVNSCLMTTFLAIAENFKFDFMDFESNADGKLEKVDGKYMISEIVLSPVLTILPGSDKEKALRILEKAEAACLVSNSVRSTIIFRPALKITGPLATI
- a CDS encoding DUF2892 domain-containing protein; its protein translation is MKKNMGNADRIIRLLLAAVFAVLYFTNTVTGTLGIVLLVLGAVFVLTSLISFCPLYSLVGLNTCPAKKG
- a CDS encoding T9SS C-terminal target domain-containing protein, whose protein sequence is MKKNIVVTIASLFIILIAGAQSQAKQFPFTIRLESMEINDLPALQSYAYATWQGKWLLVGGRKDGLHRRQPFASFNEEGQNTYLYVVDPLNKKLWKRSLEDLPAPLAEQLQSTNMEFWQTGNRLVLTGGYGYSKTANDHITFPYLVVIKVDELITAIMNRDPAGSLFIQIRDERMAVTGGRLAKINDTFLLAGGQRFEGRYNPHGPDHGPGFVQEYTNEIRKFMIEYENDTPVIKNYSAIKDTINLHRRDYNLVPQVFKNDELGFTMFSGVFQYEEDIPFTSFVDIVEGSHKVSKGFDQKFNHYHSAVLPIYDKASAAMYSVFFGGIARYYPDANGRIIDNKDVPFTRTIGVIIRKDGKQKEIYLPVQMPGYTGAAAEFIFRPDIKMVKEGIADMHSLGKNETLIGYIVGGINSSSKNIFWDNTGRESKANGKIIKVFIKKG
- a CDS encoding DUF2202 domain-containing protein, with the translated sequence MVNLQAQVNSLPNEPLSPAELTSLPFMREEEKLARDVYITLYSKWGSTIFSNISNSEQTHMDAVLMLLNKYGLADPVGSNPVGVFSNASLQNLYHQLVAQGTASLLNAYKVGATIEDLDIYDLTKALISVDNQDIRLVYNMLAKGSRNHMRSFYGNILNVGGTYIPQYITQAEFDAIINSPMETGF